In Plasmodium chabaudi chabaudi strain AS genome assembly, chromosome: 10, a single genomic region encodes these proteins:
- a CDS encoding serine palmitoyltransferase, putative has translation MSINKLMNANCGIEFDTIYQSNVVNYLIAIIILFAIILAIFNEDAAPGSPKLSWILGEFLPMPHSLFGGNSYIENKLFKKKRDRKISTFISLIYQLIIKLKKSISEGKLIDLLKEWKTYAIGKLSLYKNYAILNYKAESKKHIFYLLLKQKYNLPIKKNEKEYESYIDAKRELIKRDKWAYMLRVSDVKNEYILCENKKVRTMSSYSYLDFVREPEVQNYAIKIASEWSTGNHGPRMLGGNSQILRDLEKKLGQFYGRNDSILSVCGFLACMSGILAVSTPADLVLYDNRTHTCVKIGIQTSGAKAFSFKHNDYNDLELLLLKHRSKYRNCWVCLESVYSMDGDIPHLPSFKKLCIKYNSRLFVDEAHGLGVLGKTGRGLEEYYNMPGSVDMIVGTFSKSISSVGGFIVASDEVIEFLDIHCIGNVFSAPLPAYCAGAALKALELMDSQPWRIEKLKFNSKYLRNGLKTGLNLWPPNYPECNKYIIEGDDDTSVIPVVYPNDADRLLKICTLLRTKKWLVSAVIYPACPLKYPRFRVTATCAYTVECMNEFITDLVNITVSVPPSPIES, from the coding sequence ATGTCAATAAATAAACTTATGAACGCTAACTGTGGAATAGAATTTGACACCATATATCAATCCAATGTTGTAAATTACTTAATAgcaataattatattatttgctATCATACTAGCAATATTTAATGAAGATGCTGCACCAGGTTCACCTAAATTATCCTGGATCTTGGGAGAATTTTTACCAATGCCACATTCACTATTTGGCGGTAATTCATACatagaaaataaactatttaaaaagaaaagggatagaaaaataagtacatttataagtttaatatatcaacttattataaaattaaaaaaatcgatTTCTGAAGGGAAACTAATTGATTTACTAAAGGAATGGAAAACATATGCAATAGGAAAATTaagtttatataaaaattatgctatactaaattataaagcggaatcaaaaaaacatatattttatttattgttaaaacaaaaatataatttacctattaaaaaaaatgaaaaggaaTATGAAAGTTATATAGATGCAAAGAGAGAATTAATTAAACGAGATAAATGGGCATATATGTTAAGAGTATCTGatgttaaaaatgaatatattttatgtgaaaataaaaaagttcGAACGATGTCTTCCTATTCTTATCTTGATTTTGTAAGGGAACCAGAGGTACAAAATTATGCTATCAAAATTGCTTCTGAATGGTCTACTGGAAATCATGGGCCACGAATGTTAGGAGGGAATAGTCAAATATTAAGAGACTTAGAAAAAAAGCTTGGTCAATTTTATGGAAGAAATGATTCGATATTATCTGTGTGTGGTTTTTTAGCTTGCATGTCAGGTATATTAGCTGTATCTACACCAGCAGATCTTGTTTTATACGACAATCGCACACACACATGTGTAAAAATAGGTATTCAAACATCTGGAGCAAAagcattttcatttaagcataatgattataatgatttagaattattattattaaaacataGAAGTAAATATAGAAACTGTTGGGTTTGTTTAGAATCCGTTTATTCAATGGATGGTGATATACCGCATCTAccatcatttaaaaaattatgtattaaatataattcgaGATTATTTGTTGATGAAGCTCATGGATTAGGAGTGTTAGGAAAAACTGGAAGAGGATTAGaggaatattataatatgccTGGATCAGTAGATATGATTGTTGGTACATTTAGTAAATCAATTAGTTCCGTAGGTGGATTTATTGTAGCTTCTGATGAAGTAATTGAATTTTTAGATATACATTGTATAGGTAATGTTTTTTCTGCACCTTTACCAGCATACTGTGCTGGAGCTGCATTAAAAGCTCTTGAACTGATGGATTCACAACCATGGAGAATAGAAAAACTTAAATTTAATTCCAAATATTTAAGAAACGGATTAAAGACTGGTTTAAATTTATGGCCCCCCAATTACCCAgaatgtaataaatatattatcgaAGGTGATGATGATACTAGTGTTATACCTGTTGTCTATCCAAATGATGCTGATaggttattaaaaatatgcaccCTTTTACGTACTAAAAAATGGCTAGTTTCTGCTGTGATATATCCAGCTTGCCCTTTAAAATATCCCAGATTTAGAGTCACTGCTACATGTGCTTACACAGTAGAATGTATGAATGAATTTATAACAGACTTAGTTAATATAACAGTTAGCGTACCACCATCTCCCATTGAATCGTAG
- a CDS encoding ribosomal RNA small subunit methyltransferase A1, putative, whose product MLYKYSLFNNFSKFLTKNNKIMVNKQSKGYHNNANKNGSFLKNLVNDGINKKGKQRNISTSKVNNGNRMNMVLFKKHGQHLLKNPGILDKIIIAAKIKSSDVVLEIGCGTGNLTIKLLPLAKKVITIDIDARMISEVKKRCLYEGYSNLEVYEGDAIKTIFPRFDVCTANIPYKISSPLIFKLIAHRPLFKCAVLMFQKEFAERMLANVGDSNYSRLTVNVKLFCRVIKVCNVDRSSFNPPPKVDSIVLKLIPKENNSMINFDEWDNLLRICFSRKRKTLHAIFKRNAVLNMLEHNYKNYCTFNKIVPINYSFKTFCLDTLKDLEMEEQRSINLDENDFLKLLLEFNKKGIRFFNIANTKGVDSANVFLDDDEDETQDNHLNGQKKKQKKNKNKQINENYSDDDQTDDDQTDGEESDYSSSN is encoded by the coding sequence AtgctatataaatattcgtTATTCAACAATTTTTCCAAgtttttaacaaaaaataataaaataatggtAAATAAACAAAGTAAGGGATATCATAATAACGCTAATAAGAATGGTagctttttaaaaaatttagttAACGAtggaattaataaaaaagggaagcaaagaaatatatctaCATCCAAAGTAAACAATGGGAATAGGATGAATAtggtattatttaaaaaacatgGACAgcatcttttaaaaaatccaGGTATAttagataaaataataatagcagcaaaaataaaaagttcGGATGTAGTATTAGAAATTGGATGTGGTACTGGTAATTTAACTATCAAATTATTACCACTAGctaaaaaagttataacAATAGATATCGATGCAAGAATGATTAGtgaagtaaaaaaaagatgttTATATGAAGGATATAGTAATTTAGAAGTTTATGAAGGTGATGCtattaaaacaatttttccAAGATTTGATGTATGTACTGCTAATATaccatataaaatatcaagtcctcttatatttaaattaatagcTCATCGAcctttatttaaatgtgCCGTTTTAATGTTTCAAAAAGAATTTGCTGAAAGAATGCTAGCAAATGTTGGTGATAGCAATTATAGCAGATTAACTGTTAATGTAAAACTCTTTTGTAGAGTTATAAAAGTTTGTAATGTCGATCGAAGTAGTTTTAATCCACCTCCAAAAGTTGATAGTattgttttaaaacttataccaaaagaaaataattccaTGATAAATTTTGATGAATGGGATAACCTACTTAGAATATGTTTCAGtaggaaaagaaaaactCTTCATGCTATTTTTAAACGAAATGCAGTCTTAAATATGTTAGAAcacaattataaaaattattgtacatttaataaaatcgTTCCAATAAATTATAGCTTTAAAACCTTTTGTCTCGACACATTAAAAGATTTAGAGATGGAAGAACAAAGAAGTATTAACTtagatgaaaatgattttttaaaactgcTACTAgagtttaataaaaaaggtatTCGCTTTTTTAACATAGCAAATACTAAGGGAGTCGATTCGgcaaatgtatttttagatgatgatgaagatGAAACACAGGATAATCACCTGAATGgtcagaaaaaaaaacaaaaaaaaaataaaaataaacaaataaatgaaaattatagcGATGATGACCAAACAGATGATGATCAAACAGATGGTGAGGAAAGTGATTATTCCTCCTCTAATTAA
- a CDS encoding zinc finger protein, putative, protein MGRKRLDKNIKNIKKRKRKKGSDSEDEDIEITNTNVHLNKNLSVSYKFKQREKVDINLILAQDEADASKVKSYCWTKVGGGMSSLTKRKFCVVCGFEGKYKCLKCYEHKPVSYIRYYCSLNCKKIHDESSCCKSKMFDIW, encoded by the exons atgggAAGAAAACGccttgataaaaatataaaaaatataaaaaaacggaAAAGAAAGAAGGGGTCTGATAGTGAAGATGAAGATATTGAAATAACAAACACGAATGtccatttaaataaaaacttatcagtatcatataaatttaagcAAAGAGAAAAAGTTGATATAAACCTAATTTTAGCACAAGATGAAGCCGATGCTTCAAA AGTCAAAAGTTACTGTTGGACAAAAGTTGGAGGTGGAATGAGCTCCTtgacaaaaagaaaattttgtGTCGTGTGTGGGTTCgaaggaaaatataaatgtttaAAATGTTATGAACATAAACCAGTTTCATATATTCGGTATTATTGCTCATtgaattgtaaaaaaatacatgaCGAGTCATCTTGTTGTAAATCGAAAATGTTTGACATATGGTGA